The following coding sequences are from one Verrucosispora sp. WMMD573 window:
- a CDS encoding MBL fold metallo-hydrolase yields MAARIDHAVTSGTFSLDGQTFDVDNNVWVIGDDAECVVIDAPHDVDAILEVVAGRRVTAIVATHAHDDHVRVAPRLSRATGAPVLLHPADRVLWDMVHPDEPPGGTLDDGQAITVGGTTLTVLHTPGHSPGACCLHAPGLGVVFTGDTLFAGGPGATGRSYSDFGTIVDSIRDRLLTLAPDTIVHTGHGDSTSIGAEAPQLPQWLASRH; encoded by the coding sequence ATGGCCGCCCGGATCGACCACGCGGTCACCTCCGGCACCTTCTCCCTCGACGGCCAGACCTTCGACGTGGACAACAACGTCTGGGTGATCGGCGACGACGCCGAGTGCGTCGTGATCGACGCCCCGCACGACGTCGACGCCATCCTCGAGGTGGTGGCCGGGCGGCGGGTCACCGCGATCGTTGCCACGCACGCCCACGACGACCACGTCCGGGTCGCCCCGCGGCTGTCCCGGGCCACCGGCGCCCCGGTGCTGCTGCACCCCGCCGACCGGGTGCTCTGGGACATGGTGCATCCCGACGAGCCACCGGGCGGCACCCTCGACGACGGCCAGGCCATCACGGTGGGCGGCACCACGCTGACCGTGCTGCACACCCCCGGGCACAGTCCCGGCGCATGCTGCCTGCACGCCCCCGGACTGGGCGTCGTCTTCACCGGCGACACGCTGTTCGCCGGCGGGCCGGGCGCCACCGGCCGCTCGTACAGCGACTTCGGCACCATCGTCGACTCGATCCGCGACCGGCTGCTCACCCTTGCGCCGGACACGATCGTGCACACCGGGCACGGCGACAGCACCAGCATCGGGGCCGAGGCTCCACAGTTGCCACAGTGGCTGGCCAGCCGCCATTGA
- a CDS encoding NAD(P)/FAD-dependent oxidoreductase: protein MTSEHVDVLIVGAGLSGIGAACHLRRRHPGRTYALVEARDAIGGTWDLFRYPGVRSDSDMFTLGYSFAPWTAPKSLADGDTIRDYLRRTADEHDVTRHIRFRQRVQRAEWDSHQARWTVYVRREDTTETVVLTCSFLYACTGYYRYEAGHAPHFTGEERFTGRIVHPQHWPADLDLTGRRVVVIGSGATAVTLVPALARQAARVTMLQRSPTYLLPLSSHDRVADAVRRLLPARLAHRTVRWKNILLATANYQLSRRAPGLVRGLLHRAAARRLPADFDVRRHFTPRYDPWDQRLCVVPDGDLFTVLSDGRAEVVTDTVDTFTARGVRLTSGRELPADVVVTATGLDLLALGGMTLRVDGAKVDLPETVAYQGMMLSGVPNFAMTIGYTNASWTLKADLVAGYVCRLLRHLDRTGTQIVTPLAPPPGPRTPLIGLTSGYVRRGVGRLPHQGTRAPWRLHQNYLRDLLPMRYGRLTDPNVRFDRAGVSSPSPVDA, encoded by the coding sequence ATGACCTCAGAGCATGTCGACGTGCTCATCGTCGGTGCCGGTCTCTCCGGTATCGGAGCCGCCTGCCACCTGCGGCGGCGTCACCCGGGGCGGACCTACGCGCTGGTCGAGGCGCGTGACGCGATCGGCGGCACCTGGGACCTGTTCCGCTACCCCGGGGTGCGTTCGGACTCGGACATGTTCACCCTCGGCTACTCGTTCGCGCCGTGGACCGCACCGAAGAGCCTTGCCGACGGCGACACCATCCGCGACTACCTGCGCCGTACCGCCGACGAGCACGACGTCACCCGACACATCCGGTTCCGGCAGCGCGTCCAGCGGGCCGAATGGGACAGCCACCAGGCCCGCTGGACGGTGTACGTACGCCGCGAGGACACCACCGAGACCGTCGTACTCACCTGCTCCTTCCTGTACGCCTGCACCGGCTACTACCGGTACGAGGCCGGCCACGCCCCACACTTCACCGGCGAGGAACGGTTCACCGGTCGGATCGTGCATCCGCAGCACTGGCCCGCCGACCTCGACCTCACCGGCCGGCGGGTGGTGGTGATCGGCAGCGGCGCCACCGCCGTGACGCTGGTGCCGGCATTGGCCCGGCAGGCGGCCCGGGTGACCATGCTGCAACGCTCACCCACGTACCTGCTGCCGCTGTCCTCCCACGACCGCGTTGCCGACGCCGTGCGACGGTTGCTGCCGGCGCGCCTGGCACATCGGACCGTGCGCTGGAAGAACATCCTGCTCGCCACGGCCAACTACCAGCTCAGCCGGCGCGCCCCCGGGCTGGTACGCGGGTTGCTGCATCGCGCGGCTGCCCGTCGGCTGCCCGCCGACTTCGACGTCAGACGTCACTTCACCCCCCGCTACGACCCGTGGGACCAGCGGCTGTGCGTGGTTCCCGACGGTGACCTGTTCACTGTCCTTTCGGACGGGCGGGCCGAGGTGGTCACCGATACCGTGGACACCTTCACCGCCCGGGGCGTCCGGCTCACCTCGGGTCGGGAACTGCCCGCCGACGTGGTGGTCACCGCCACCGGGCTGGACCTGCTCGCCCTCGGCGGGATGACCCTGCGGGTGGACGGGGCGAAGGTGGACCTGCCGGAGACCGTCGCGTATCAGGGCATGATGCTCTCCGGGGTGCCGAACTTCGCCATGACCATCGGCTACACCAACGCCTCCTGGACGCTCAAGGCCGACCTGGTGGCCGGCTACGTGTGCCGGCTGCTGCGCCACCTGGACCGCACCGGAACCCAGATCGTCACCCCGCTCGCCCCGCCACCAGGCCCGCGTACGCCGTTGATCGGCCTCACCTCCGGTTACGTGCGGCGCGGCGTCGGCAGGCTGCCCCACCAGGGCACCCGGGCGCCGTGGCGGCTGCACCAGAACTACCTGCGTGACCTGCTGCCCATGCGGTACGGGCGGCTGACCGACCCCAACGTCCGGTTCGACCGGGCCGGCGTGTCGTCACCGAGCCCCGTCGACGCGTAG
- a CDS encoding DUF3626 domain-containing protein — MPVDPTLTAAQRAALRHVRAVALRDRPAALAVIGRALAAVGVRHEPERLVAAIGRQGRITLNFHPDRLRADGRTVAEALAVDGVYRSQFETRISNGGLTAYPGGDRDRWEERLFGGAYQRPGVDPAERPKYGGLNLLDHPDGACPRFGSCHLRLRPEVLTRTTFCFGDSHLGPRDVGTVDVVEPVLAALITATTDTGVCLGRPGTDLVTLTGELLRRREALAAQPRAAGRALDDYVEAQVHGEIRLDRDVLELVVDPSFQGTETAAKLIAAARRYDFPIRWHAGFALPVNRVDAEFRGPAIPLLAARVHAAFGGTGEPLHAALIGRAAASVVSDPGRWADHGPTTDTLQQLKQLWHVLVRFGDPYEV; from the coding sequence ATGCCCGTCGATCCGACCCTGACCGCCGCACAACGCGCGGCCCTGCGCCACGTGCGCGCGGTGGCACTGCGCGACCGTCCCGCCGCGCTGGCGGTCATCGGGCGGGCACTCGCCGCCGTCGGGGTACGCCACGAACCGGAGCGGCTCGTCGCGGCGATCGGCCGGCAGGGACGGATCACCCTCAACTTCCACCCGGACCGGCTGCGCGCCGACGGCCGCACGGTCGCCGAGGCGCTTGCCGTCGACGGGGTCTACCGCAGCCAGTTCGAGACGCGGATCTCCAATGGCGGCCTCACCGCGTACCCCGGTGGGGATCGCGACCGCTGGGAGGAGCGCCTGTTCGGCGGCGCCTACCAGCGACCGGGCGTCGACCCGGCGGAGCGGCCGAAGTACGGCGGCCTCAACCTGCTCGACCATCCCGACGGCGCCTGTCCCCGGTTCGGCTCCTGTCACCTGCGGCTGCGTCCCGAGGTGCTGACCCGGACCACCTTCTGCTTCGGCGACAGCCACCTCGGACCGCGCGACGTCGGCACCGTCGACGTGGTCGAGCCGGTGCTGGCCGCACTGATCACCGCCACCACCGACACCGGCGTGTGCCTGGGCCGGCCCGGTACGGACCTGGTGACCCTCACCGGTGAACTGTTGCGCCGTCGCGAGGCGCTGGCGGCGCAGCCCCGGGCCGCCGGCCGGGCCCTCGACGACTACGTCGAGGCGCAGGTGCACGGCGAAATCCGACTGGACCGCGACGTCCTGGAACTGGTCGTCGATCCCTCGTTCCAGGGCACCGAGACCGCGGCGAAGCTGATCGCCGCCGCCCGCCGGTACGACTTTCCGATCCGCTGGCACGCCGGCTTCGCACTCCCGGTGAACCGGGTGGACGCCGAGTTTCGTGGGCCGGCGATCCCGTTGTTGGCGGCCCGGGTGCACGCCGCGTTCGGTGGGACGGGTGAGCCGCTGCACGCCGCGCTGATCGGGCGGGCCGCGGCGTCGGTGGTCAGTGACCCGGGCCGGTGGGCCGACCACGGACCGACCACGGACACCTTGCAGCAGCTCAAGCAGCTCTGGCACGTCCTGGTGCGGTTCGGCGACCCGTACGAGGTGTGA
- a CDS encoding phosphotransferase → MGTTPFAAGRDADVYALDDARVLRRYRDGTDVTVEARFMSHLHAAGFPVPRVHRADGADLVMQRVAGPTMLQALVAGAIEVERGAAVLAGLHRRLHAVAPLPGTPDGERILHLDLHPDNVILDPSGPVLLDWRNVRHGPPGLDVAMTALILAQVAVDPDQPMATAADEMQRAYRYALRDHAAPLVAEALAIRRANPTQTPTEIALLDAAAALLDS, encoded by the coding sequence ATGGGAACGACCCCCTTCGCCGCCGGCCGCGACGCCGACGTGTACGCCCTCGACGACGCCCGGGTGCTGCGCCGCTACCGCGACGGCACCGACGTCACCGTCGAGGCCCGATTCATGTCCCACCTGCACGCCGCCGGATTCCCGGTGCCCCGGGTGCACCGCGCCGACGGCGCGGACCTGGTCATGCAGCGGGTGGCCGGACCGACGATGCTTCAGGCGCTGGTGGCGGGCGCGATCGAGGTGGAACGGGGAGCCGCCGTCCTCGCCGGACTGCACCGTCGACTGCACGCCGTCGCACCGCTGCCCGGCACCCCGGACGGCGAGCGCATCCTGCATCTGGACCTGCACCCGGACAACGTCATCCTCGACCCGAGCGGCCCGGTGCTGCTCGACTGGCGCAATGTCCGGCACGGCCCACCCGGGCTGGACGTGGCAATGACCGCCCTGATCCTCGCCCAGGTCGCCGTCGACCCGGACCAGCCGATGGCCACGGCGGCCGACGAGATGCAGCGCGCCTACCGGTACGCGCTGCGGGACCACGCCGCCCCGCTCGTCGCCGAGGCGCTGGCCATCCGACGGGCCAACCCCACCCAGACCCCGACCGAAATCGCGCTCCTCGACGCCGCGGCGGCCCTGCTCGACTCGTGA
- a CDS encoding MFS transporter has translation MTPAAPSGSAGSGTASYERRRWQALGVGLVAAFMTLLDISIVNVALPSLERSLRADPSDLQWVLSGYALSFGLVLVPAGRFGDVRGRRNAFVFGIALFTLTSALAGLAQSPGWLIAARLLQGAAAGVVNPQVTGLIQQLFAAPERGRPFGWLGATIGISTAVGPLLGGLLIAAGGPEHGWRWVFFVNVPVGIVAVLLGWRLLPGRVTPRGAQRRFDPVGVLLLGVGVTLVLLPLVQREQWPGATKWLLLPAGLAILVGFVAWERRYARHGPPLFDVRLFGHRSYALGSTIALLYFGGFTAIFFIFTLYLQNGRGYSALVAGAAITPFALGSAVASAVGGRLVNRYGRPLVAVGLVGVVTGLGLAALAIELAPRAPVPWVTALPLLVAGIGSGLVIAPNQTLTLTEVPVPQAGSGAGMLQTGQRIGSAAGIAVVGAVFFSALADGADAWSRAFERSLLTSAAIITLALVAAAVDIAGNHRRAPRGATSRKREASS, from the coding sequence TTGACCCCGGCGGCGCCGAGCGGCTCGGCGGGGTCCGGGACCGCGTCGTACGAGCGGCGACGCTGGCAGGCCCTCGGCGTCGGGCTGGTCGCGGCGTTCATGACGCTACTCGACATCAGCATCGTCAACGTCGCCCTGCCGTCCCTGGAGCGTTCCCTGCGGGCCGATCCGAGTGACCTGCAATGGGTGCTGTCCGGGTACGCGCTGAGTTTCGGGCTGGTCCTGGTGCCGGCGGGACGCTTCGGTGACGTGCGCGGGCGACGCAACGCGTTCGTCTTCGGCATCGCCCTGTTCACGCTGACCAGCGCGCTGGCCGGGCTGGCCCAGTCCCCCGGCTGGCTGATCGCCGCCCGGCTGCTCCAGGGCGCCGCCGCCGGGGTGGTGAACCCGCAGGTGACCGGCCTGATCCAGCAGCTGTTCGCCGCGCCCGAGCGGGGCCGACCCTTCGGCTGGCTCGGCGCCACCATCGGCATCTCCACCGCGGTCGGTCCGCTGCTCGGCGGCCTGCTGATCGCCGCTGGCGGCCCGGAACACGGCTGGCGGTGGGTCTTCTTCGTCAACGTGCCGGTGGGGATCGTCGCGGTGCTGCTCGGCTGGCGGTTGCTGCCCGGCCGGGTCACCCCACGCGGTGCGCAACGCCGGTTCGACCCGGTCGGCGTGCTGCTGCTCGGCGTCGGCGTGACCCTCGTGCTGCTGCCGCTGGTGCAGCGCGAGCAGTGGCCCGGCGCGACGAAGTGGTTGCTGCTGCCCGCCGGGCTGGCCATCCTCGTCGGCTTCGTCGCCTGGGAGCGCCGCTACGCCCGGCACGGCCCGCCGCTGTTCGACGTCCGCCTGTTCGGGCACCGGTCGTACGCCCTCGGCTCGACGATCGCGCTGCTCTACTTCGGCGGGTTCACCGCGATCTTCTTCATCTTCACCCTGTACCTGCAGAACGGGCGGGGCTACAGCGCCCTGGTAGCCGGCGCGGCGATCACCCCGTTCGCGCTCGGTTCGGCCGTCGCGTCCGCCGTCGGTGGACGGCTGGTCAACCGCTACGGCCGCCCCCTGGTCGCCGTCGGGCTGGTCGGCGTGGTGACCGGTCTCGGTCTCGCCGCGCTGGCCATCGAGCTGGCACCACGCGCCCCCGTGCCCTGGGTGACCGCGCTGCCGTTGCTGGTCGCCGGCATCGGCAGCGGCCTGGTGATCGCACCCAACCAGACGCTGACCCTGACGGAGGTGCCGGTTCCGCAGGCCGGCAGCGGCGCCGGGATGTTGCAGACCGGCCAGCGGATCGGTTCGGCCGCCGGCATCGCGGTCGTCGGCGCGGTCTTCTTCTCCGCGCTGGCCGACGGCGCGGACGCTTGGTCGAGGGCGTTCGAACGGTCGCTGCTCACCTCGGCCGCGATCATCACGCTGGCCCTGGTGGCGGCCGCCGTCGACATCGCCGGCAACCACCGCCGAGCCCCGAGGGGGGCGACGTCCCGGAAGCGAGAAGCCTCCTCGTAG
- a CDS encoding geranylgeranyl reductase family protein: MSVWELVVIGGGPAGLAAAAAAARRGVRTLVVERAVHPRYKTCGGGLIGTSLAALAGRIEVPAHDTVDRVTFTLDGRGGFTRRHGAGPLVNMVRREEFDDRLRAVAVAAGAEVRERAKVRSVEQDPDVVRLRLADGEQLLARTVIGADGSSGVSGRHVGVRHRQVDLGLELELPVSPSEQARWRSRVLLDWGPLPGSYAWVFPKGDRLTVGVIAGRGEGERTRDYLRRFVDRLGLAHVSPIHDSGHLTRCRADDSPLRRGRVLVVGDAAGLLEPWTREGISYALRSGELAGTAVAGGDLAGYERSVTERLVPGMRAGHRLLDVFSQRPALCHRLLATPPGWRAFTRFCLGRAEFDELVGRMPVRAALALADRLPAPRRRVAARLSD; the protein is encoded by the coding sequence GTGAGCGTCTGGGAACTCGTGGTGATCGGTGGCGGCCCCGCCGGCCTGGCCGCCGCAGCCGCCGCCGCCCGCCGAGGGGTACGCACGCTGGTCGTCGAGCGCGCTGTGCATCCGCGCTACAAGACCTGCGGCGGTGGTCTGATCGGTACCTCGCTGGCCGCGCTGGCGGGGCGGATCGAGGTACCTGCCCACGACACGGTGGACCGGGTCACCTTCACCCTCGACGGGCGAGGCGGGTTCACCCGCCGGCATGGCGCCGGGCCGCTGGTGAACATGGTGCGCCGGGAGGAGTTCGACGACCGGCTCCGCGCTGTCGCGGTGGCCGCCGGGGCCGAGGTCCGCGAGCGGGCCAAGGTCCGGTCGGTGGAGCAGGACCCCGATGTCGTACGCCTGCGGCTGGCCGACGGCGAGCAGCTGCTGGCCCGCACGGTCATCGGTGCGGACGGCTCGTCCGGGGTCAGCGGCCGGCACGTGGGGGTGCGTCACCGCCAGGTGGATCTGGGGCTGGAGCTGGAGCTGCCGGTGTCGCCGTCCGAGCAGGCCCGGTGGCGCAGCCGGGTGCTGCTCGACTGGGGTCCGCTGCCCGGCTCGTACGCCTGGGTGTTCCCGAAGGGAGACCGGCTCACCGTCGGGGTGATCGCCGGCCGGGGTGAGGGGGAGCGGACCAGGGATTACCTACGGCGGTTCGTCGATCGTCTCGGGTTGGCCCACGTCTCGCCGATCCACGACTCGGGTCACCTGACTCGCTGTCGGGCCGACGACTCGCCGCTGCGGCGGGGGCGGGTGCTGGTGGTCGGCGACGCCGCCGGCCTGCTGGAGCCCTGGACCAGGGAGGGGATCAGCTATGCGCTGCGTTCCGGCGAGCTGGCCGGGACGGCGGTGGCCGGTGGCGACCTCGCCGGCTACGAACGGTCGGTGACCGAGCGTCTCGTCCCGGGCATGCGGGCCGGGCATCGGCTGCTCGACGTCTTCTCCCAGCGACCGGCGCTCTGCCACAGACTGCTCGCCACGCCGCCGGGCTGGCGTGCGTTCACCCGGTTCTGCCTGGGCCGGGCCGAGTTCGACGAGTTGGTCGGCCGCATGCCGGTCCGGGCCGCGTTGGCGCTGGCGGATCGCCTGCCCGCCCCGAGACGCCGCGTCGCCGCACGGCTGTCCGACTGA
- a CDS encoding S-(hydroxymethyl)mycothiol dehydrogenase, protein MSQQVRGVISRSKGAPVEVTEIVVPDPGPGEAVVRVQSCGVCHTDLHYREGGINDDYPFLLGHEAAGIVEQVGEGVDAVAAGDFVVLNWRAVCGVCRACRRGRPWYCFATHNAARKMTLTDGTELAPALGIGAFAEKTLVHAGQCTKVDPAARPAAVGLLGCGVMAGLGAAMNTGGVTRGDSVAVIGCGGVGDAAVAGAALAGATTIIAVDTDSRKLDWARRFGATHTVNASEADPVAEIQAATGGFGADVVIDAVGRPETWKQAFYARDLAGTVVLVGVPTPEMRVELPLLDVFGRGGALKSSWYGDCLPSRDFPMLTELYRQGRLDLDAFVTEEIGLDGVEEAFDRMHRGDVLRSVVVF, encoded by the coding sequence GTGAGCCAGCAGGTACGGGGAGTTATCTCCCGCAGCAAGGGCGCGCCCGTCGAGGTCACCGAGATCGTGGTGCCCGATCCTGGGCCGGGCGAGGCGGTGGTCCGGGTGCAGTCGTGCGGCGTCTGCCACACCGACCTGCACTACCGCGAGGGCGGCATCAACGACGACTACCCGTTCCTGCTCGGCCACGAGGCCGCCGGCATCGTCGAGCAGGTCGGCGAGGGCGTGGACGCGGTGGCAGCCGGCGACTTCGTGGTGCTCAACTGGCGGGCCGTCTGCGGCGTGTGCCGGGCCTGCCGGCGCGGCCGTCCGTGGTACTGCTTCGCCACCCACAACGCCGCCCGGAAGATGACCCTGACCGACGGCACCGAACTCGCCCCGGCGCTGGGCATCGGCGCCTTCGCCGAGAAGACCCTGGTCCACGCCGGCCAGTGCACGAAGGTGGACCCGGCGGCCCGGCCGGCCGCCGTCGGACTGCTCGGCTGCGGGGTGATGGCTGGCCTCGGCGCGGCGATGAACACCGGCGGGGTGACCCGGGGTGACTCGGTGGCGGTGATCGGCTGCGGTGGCGTCGGCGACGCGGCGGTGGCCGGCGCGGCCCTGGCCGGCGCGACCACGATCATCGCGGTGGACACCGACTCCCGCAAGCTCGACTGGGCCCGCCGGTTCGGTGCCACCCACACCGTCAACGCCTCCGAGGCCGACCCGGTGGCGGAGATCCAGGCCGCCACCGGCGGCTTCGGTGCCGACGTGGTGATCGACGCGGTCGGTCGGCCGGAGACCTGGAAGCAGGCATTCTACGCCCGCGACCTGGCCGGCACCGTCGTGCTGGTCGGCGTGCCCACACCCGAGATGCGCGTCGAACTGCCCCTGTTGGACGTCTTCGGCCGGGGTGGCGCCCTCAAGTCCAGCTGGTACGGCGACTGCCTGCCCAGCCGGGACTTTCCGATGCTCACCGAGCTGTACCGGCAGGGCCGCCTCGACCTGGACGCCTTCGTCACCGAGGAGATCGGCCTGGACGGGGTGGAGGAGGCGTTCGACCGGATGCACCGGGGCGACGTGCTCCGCTCGGTGGTGGTCTTCTGA
- a CDS encoding ATP-binding cassette domain-containing protein — protein MVTIRTHDLVAVPDMSPLDIDVTVGSTVALVARPRPATAVARVMVGLAAPVSGRILVGGRDVTNLPPLRRRIGYVPAGGALLPHLTVGRNVSYGQRRRQWVRDVAEGWAAVLVDRLELAATLGLRPHLLSEAQRFRVALARAMACLPEVLVVDLPAPVDGVCLPELLQRTTPPDAPGVTVLLCSAEEEVLAGVTERVPVVHEVPPGPVQPAVRA, from the coding sequence ATGGTCACGATACGCACACACGACCTCGTGGCCGTGCCGGACATGTCGCCGCTCGACATCGACGTGACCGTCGGTTCGACGGTCGCCCTGGTCGCCCGGCCCCGGCCGGCCACCGCCGTGGCGCGGGTGATGGTCGGGCTGGCCGCGCCGGTCAGCGGCCGGATCCTGGTCGGCGGCCGCGACGTCACCAACCTGCCGCCGCTACGTCGTCGGATCGGGTACGTGCCGGCTGGCGGTGCCCTGCTGCCCCACCTCACCGTCGGGCGCAACGTCTCCTATGGTCAGCGCCGACGCCAGTGGGTGCGCGATGTCGCCGAGGGCTGGGCGGCCGTCCTGGTCGACCGGCTCGAACTCGCCGCGACGCTGGGTCTGCGCCCGCACCTGCTGTCCGAGGCGCAACGGTTCCGGGTCGCCCTCGCCCGCGCCATGGCCTGCCTGCCCGAGGTGCTGGTGGTCGACCTGCCGGCCCCGGTCGACGGGGTCTGCCTGCCGGAGCTGCTCCAGCGCACGACCCCACCGGACGCTCCGGGTGTGACGGTACTGCTCTGCTCGGCCGAGGAGGAGGTGCTGGCCGGTGTCACCGAACGGGTGCCGGTCGTCCACGAGGTCCCGCCCGGTCCGGTCCAGCCGGCGGTGCGGGCATGA
- a CDS encoding low temperature requirement protein A encodes MPSSLQGALAWGYGHFGVFAGLGAVGAGLAVAVEHRHRPAEVDGLVAGYAVAVPVAVVLLVLWGLRMLPAGNRARPAAVPAASVAVLLTPLTPVPVYLVAVVLVGLAATLRWPATGRIAAAHRR; translated from the coding sequence GTGCCGTCGTCCCTGCAGGGGGCGCTGGCCTGGGGGTACGGGCACTTCGGCGTGTTCGCCGGACTCGGCGCGGTCGGCGCGGGACTGGCGGTCGCGGTGGAGCACCGGCACCGCCCCGCCGAGGTCGACGGTCTGGTCGCCGGCTACGCGGTGGCGGTGCCGGTGGCGGTCGTGCTGCTGGTGCTGTGGGGGCTGCGCATGCTGCCGGCCGGGAACCGGGCGAGGCCGGCGGCGGTGCCGGCGGCCTCGGTGGCGGTCCTGCTCACTCCGCTGACACCGGTGCCGGTGTACCTCGTGGCGGTGGTGCTGGTCGGGCTGGCGGCGACCCTGCGGTGGCCGGCGACCGGGAGGATCGCGGCTGCGCACCGACGGTGA
- a CDS encoding alkaline phosphatase D family protein: MTNTLDRRTLLRLAGTSASTAALAGATLTGSATAQAAAGAFRHGVASGDPLPDGVLLWTRLTPTEQAQPGSGIGPEAEVTWQVATDPDFTSVLAHGVQLTGPERDHTVRVPVAGLAPATTYWYRFGYAGGWSPTGRTMTAPHLDAEIDRLRLGVVSCSNWEAGYFAAYRHLAERGDLNLVVHLGDYLYEYGTGQFAAGATVVRPVSPAHETLSLADYRARHALYKTDPDLQALHAALPWVITWDDHEVANDQWAGGAENHTPGVEGDFAVRLAAARQAYLEWMPVRTGVDGSIYRRLRFGRLAELSMLDLRTYRSQQSSGVAVDDPARTITGQAQLSWLKSGLAGSNARWKLVGNPVMIARLDVGALPAWLLGPLGTLLGVPQNGAVLNTDQWDGYNADRNELVNHLRATGTRDVVFLTGDIHTSWANEVTTRSTGRANPAAAEFVVPSVTSDNVNDFLGLPAGNALSGLGTTLIRSTNPHVRWAELDGHGYGVLEVTRQHCRMDWYHLSDRTRRASATRWVAGWSVGVGSSTLRRETAPLA, translated from the coding sequence ATGACGAACACCCTCGACCGTCGTACCCTCCTACGGTTGGCTGGCACCTCTGCCAGCACTGCGGCGCTGGCCGGAGCCACCCTCACCGGCAGCGCCACGGCCCAGGCCGCCGCCGGCGCCTTCCGACACGGCGTCGCATCGGGCGACCCACTGCCCGACGGAGTCCTGTTGTGGACCCGACTGACCCCCACCGAGCAGGCCCAGCCGGGTTCCGGGATCGGTCCCGAGGCCGAGGTGACGTGGCAGGTGGCCACCGATCCGGACTTCACCTCCGTGCTGGCACACGGTGTCCAGCTGACCGGGCCGGAACGGGACCACACGGTACGGGTGCCGGTAGCGGGTCTGGCACCGGCCACCACCTACTGGTACCGCTTCGGGTATGCGGGTGGTTGGTCGCCGACCGGCCGGACGATGACCGCACCGCACCTCGACGCGGAGATCGACAGGCTGCGGCTGGGGGTCGTCTCCTGCTCCAACTGGGAAGCGGGCTACTTCGCGGCGTACCGGCATCTGGCCGAGCGTGGTGACCTGAACCTCGTGGTGCACCTGGGCGACTACCTGTACGAGTACGGCACCGGGCAGTTCGCCGCCGGCGCCACCGTCGTGCGGCCCGTGAGCCCGGCGCACGAGACGCTGTCGCTGGCCGACTACCGTGCCCGGCACGCCCTCTACAAGACGGATCCGGACCTTCAGGCGCTGCACGCCGCGCTGCCGTGGGTGATCACCTGGGACGATCACGAGGTGGCGAACGACCAGTGGGCCGGCGGCGCGGAGAACCACACGCCGGGGGTGGAGGGCGACTTTGCGGTGCGGCTGGCGGCGGCCCGACAGGCGTACCTGGAGTGGATGCCGGTACGGACCGGGGTGGACGGGTCGATCTACCGACGGCTGCGGTTCGGCCGGCTCGCGGAGTTGTCCATGTTGGACCTTCGGACCTACCGGTCACAGCAGAGTTCCGGCGTGGCGGTGGACGACCCGGCCCGCACCATCACCGGGCAGGCGCAGCTGAGCTGGCTCAAGAGCGGCCTGGCCGGCTCCAACGCCCGATGGAAGCTGGTCGGCAACCCGGTGATGATCGCCCGGCTGGATGTCGGTGCGCTGCCCGCGTGGCTGCTCGGCCCGCTGGGCACGCTGCTCGGCGTGCCGCAGAACGGGGCGGTGCTCAACACCGACCAGTGGGACGGCTACAACGCCGACCGCAACGAGCTGGTCAATCACCTGCGGGCCACCGGCACCCGGGACGTGGTGTTCCTGACCGGCGACATCCACACGTCGTGGGCCAACGAGGTGACCACCCGCAGCACCGGGCGGGCCAACCCGGCCGCCGCCGAGTTCGTGGTGCCGTCGGTCACCAGTGACAACGTCAACGACTTCCTGGGCCTGCCCGCCGGCAACGCACTCAGTGGTCTCGGCACGACGCTTATCCGTTCGACGAATCCGCACGTGCGCTGGGCGGAGCTGGACGGACACGGCTACGGGGTGCTTGAGGTGACCCGGCAGCACTGCCGGATGGACTGGTACCACCTGTCCGATCGGACCCGGCGGGCGAGCGCCACCCGTTGGGTCGCCGGCTGGTCGGTCGGCGTCGGCTCGTCGACGCTGCGCCGGGAGACCGCACCCCTGGCCTGA